The segment AGTCAGGACCAGCTAATGAATTAATGGATCGACTCCGTTCTATGGGAGGAGAATTAACAGGAAAGCAATTTGGTAACTATACAGTTGCCTATAGCGACGACTTTTCTTATACCGATCCTGTTGATGGTAGTGTTAGTTCAAAACAGGGTATTCGTATCGGCTTTACTGATGGTTCTCGTATTGTTTTCCGTCTATCGGGAACGGGGACAAAAGGGGCAACTTTGCGGGTGTATATCGAAAGTTATGAACCCGATGCTAGTAAGCATAATATTGATACCCAAGAAGCCTTAAAACCCTTGATTCAACTAGCTGAGGAAATCGCTAAAATTCAGCAATTTACTGGACGAACTGAACCCACCGTTATTACCTAATAGAAGTAGGGTGGGCAATGCCCACCTTTCATTTTAAAATACTAAAGTAGGGGCGTGGAAACCACGCCCCTACTTTGTAGTAAGTACACAAAATTAATTACACAAAAAATGTAGGGTTGGCAATGCCCACAATAATCTCTGGATGAGACTTTTAGCCTTTTATTGGGCAATGGCCACCGTGCAATTAATTTTGTTTAAGTACTTATAAGCTCGTACTGAGGACTTCTTTAACCAAAGCGTCCACTAACATAATCTTTTGTGGATTCTTGAGCAGGATTACTAAAAATCACTTCTGTTTTATCATACTCTACTAAGTAGCCAACTTTACCACTTTTACCCGTTGCTTCTGCATTATAAAACGCGGTTAAATCGGATACTCGTGAAGCTTGCTGCATATTGTGGGTAACAATAACAATGGTGTATTCTTGCTTCAATTCGTGAATTAATTCCTCAATTTTTAGGGTAGAAATGGGATCAAGCGCAGCGCAAGGTTCATCCATTAAAATGATTTCTGGTTTAACAGCAATAGTCCGCGCAATACACAACCGTTGTTGTTGTCCCCCGGATAAAGCGAGTCCACTTTGCTTGAGTTTATCCTTGGTTTCATCCCAAATAACGGCTTTTTTCAAAGACGTTTCAACTAACTCATCCATATCTCCTTTAAACCCATTTAATCTTGCCCCAAAAGCAATATTTTCATAGATAGATTTTGGGAAAGGATTGGGTTTTTGAAACACCATTCCGATACGACAACGCAAGTCTACGGGGTCTACTTGATTGGCATAAATATCTTTATCTTTGAAGGTAATTTTACCATCAATTCTGGCACTGGGGATGAGATCATTCATGCGATTTAAGCAACGTAAAACGGTACTTTTTCCACATCCCGACGGTCCAATAAAAGCAACCACTTTGTTTTTAGGAATATCCAAAGAAACATCCCTAACGGCCAAATTAGATCCATAGAAAACATTGAGGTTTTGGATTCTTACAATCGCTTCAGTCGCAACATCAGTAACCATAATTTTTAGTGTAACTCCTAATTCTTTTGACACGATTAATATTAAGTTAGTAGTCAGTCCTTTAGGACTAATTGACAAAGGCTAAAGCCTTGACTACGAACTGATAACTCATTATTTCTTAACCAAACCGTCCGCTAACATAATCTTTTGTAAATTGTTCGCGGGGATTACCGAAAATCACTTCGGTTTTGTCGTATTCTACAAGATAACCAACCTTACTACCTTTATCCGTTGCTTCAGCATTAAAAAAGGCTGTAAAATCCGCTACCCGTGTTGCTTGCTGCATATTATGGGTAACGATAACAATGGTATAATTTTCCTTGAGTTCGTGCATTAATTCTTCAACTTTTAGGGTTGAAATGGGGTCTAATGCGGAACAAGGTTCGTCCATTAAAACGACTTCTGGTTGTGCAGCGATGGCACGGGCAATACATAAACGTTGTTGTTGTCCTCCCGATAAAGCAAAGCCATTTGCTTGTAATTTGTCTTTGACTTCATCCCAAAGGGCAGCCCGTTTTAGGGAGGTTTCTACTAATTCATCGAGATCCCCTTTATACTGATTAACCCTAGCACCATAGACTACATTATCATAGATCGTTTTGGGGAAAGGATTAGGTTTTTGAAAGACCATTCCGATGTATTTTCTGACTTCAATAGGATCAACATCTTTGTCATAAAGGTTTTGTCCGTGATAGCTAATTTTTCCCGTTAAATGGAAGCTATCAATGAGATCATTGAGTCGATTAAAACATCGTAGGATAGTACTTTTTCCACATCCCGAAGGTCCAATAAAAGCGGTTACTTTGTTTTTGGGAATGGTAAAGGTAATATCCCGAACCGCGCGATAATTTCCATAGTAAATATCGACGTTTTCTAGACTAAACACGGTTTCCATCTTGTTAACGTCGCTCACTTCATTAGGCATAACTTCATTATCCATAACTCAATTACCTGATTCAACTATTAACTATTCACTATTACCTATTCACTCATTAATAGGTTTTTTGACGAGTTACCCAACGGGCGGTTACACTGGTGATTAATACTAATAAAACGAGGATTAATGACCCTGCCCAAGCTAATTCTTGTTGCGGGGCAAAGGGAACGATCGCGTAGTTGTAAACCAGAACTGATAAAGTAGCGATGGGTTCAAATAATCCTTTTGGCCAGAAGTTAGAAAATAACGCCGTAAAGATCAACGGGGCAGTTTCTCCAGCAGCGCGGGCAATGGATAGGGTGACACCCGTTAAAATCGCCGGAACAGCAGCCGGAAGGACGATTTTTAACACCGTTTGGTAATTATAGGCTCCCAGTCCAAAGGCTGCCCAACGCACGTCTTGGGGGACAATTTGCAAGGCCTCATCCGTTGTTCTAATAATGGTTGGTAACATCAACACCGAGAGGGCAACCCCTCCAGCAATGGCAGAAAATCCGACAATTTGGGTCGAAACCAAGAGCCCATAGGCGAAAATTCCTGCAATAATTGACGGAACCCCACTGAGAACATTTGTTGCAAAGCGAACCCAACGAGCGACTTGATTGCCGCCACTAAATTCCGAGAGGTAAACCGCCGCTAAAACACCGATGGGAACTGCGATCGCAGTCCCGATACCTACGGTAAAGAATGTCCCAATGATAGCATTAGCGATACCTCCTTCGGAGAGTCCCGGCGGGGGAGGTAGCTTAGTAAATAAGTCTAGATTAATTCTAGCAAACCCCTTAATCATGACAAAAATGAGGACAGCGAACAGAGGAATTAGGGTAATAATCATACACAACGAAGCGATCGCTGTCCAGAAAGTATCAAAGAGAGCACGGGGGTTTCCTTGCTTCTTTTTCAGATTTAAACCGATAGTTTCACTACTTAAACTAGCCATGGATTTTCATAAGTAAACAGGTTAATGAAGTCCCTAGGGGCTTAATATTGGTTGTGTTGAGAAAGGAGGAGGAGTGTAGGAATATAGCAAGGCTATCTCTGAAAACTATTCCCTATTCCCTATTCCCTATTCCCTATTCCCTCTACTGATATTTCGCCCGAACTTGACTAACAATATAGTCGGCAGCAACGTTAACAATTAAGGTTAAAATCATCAACACCAAAGCAGCATACATCAAGGCTGAAACCTGTAGTCCTGATGCTTCAGCAAATTGGTTAGCTAATAGTGAAGAAATGGTATTAGCTGGATCGAGAAGGGATAAACTTAACCGATTGGCATTTCCAATAATCATTGTAACTGCCATCGTCTCTCCCATCGCGCGACCGAGGGCTAACATAATTCCCCCAACAATACCCGAAAAGGCTGCCGGAATTAAGACACGGAAAATGGTTTCCCAACGGGTTGCCCCTAACCCCAAGGACGCTTGACGTAATTCAGGGGGTAAAGAAGCCAAGGAATCACGGGAAATAGCCGTAATAATCGGTAAAATCATAATTGACAGGATGATGCCTGCGGGTAACATCCCTGGACCGGCGGGTTTAGTACTGAATAAAGGTATCCAACCTAAATTCTGGTTTAAAAAGACCCCAATGGGAGTAACTAGGGGAATTAAGACAAAAATACCCCATAATCCGTAAACAACACTGGGAATAGCGGCCAGAAGTTCCACTAAAAAGACTAAGGGGGTACGGAATTTCAGGGGGATAAAGTTTTCGCTGAGGAAAATAGCTGTTCCGATACCGAGAGGGACAGCAATTAGCAGAGAAATCAAAGAACTGACTAAGGTTCCGTAAATAACGGGTAATGCGCCAAATTGCTCCCTTCCGGCCACAGGGTTCCAGGCACTCGTCACTAAAAAGTTAAGCCCAAAGGTTTGAATCGCTGGCCAAGCGCGTACGGTGATAACGATGGCAATGGTTAGTAAAATTAAGCCAATACTGACCGCAAACACTAAGGTTAGTCCAATAAATCCCGTATCAACAGTTTTTTCTAGGGCGGAACGAACGCCTACTCCAGTTTGTTTAGAATTAGATACAGTTGGTGTACTCATGATGAAGTCAGAAGTTGGGAGGCAAGAGGCAGAAGGCAGAAGGCAGGAGGCAGGAGGCAGGAGGCAGAAGGCAGGAGGCAGGAGGCAGAAGGCAGGAGGCAGGAGGCAGGAGGCAGAAGGCAGGAGGCAGGAGGCAGAAGGCAGGAGGCAGGAGTTAGTAGGCAGGAGGCAGGAGGCAGGAGGCAGAAGGCAGGAGGCAGAAGGCAGGAGGCAGGAGGCAGAAGGCAGGAGGCAGGAGGCAGAAGGCAGAAGGCAGAAGGCAGGAGGCAGGAGGCAGGAGGCAGAAGGCAGGAGGCAGGAGGCAGGAGGCAGAAGGCAGGAGGCAGGAGGCAGGAGGCAGGAGGCAGGAGGCAGGAGGCAGGAGTTAATATCTCTCCCCCACTCCCCCACTCTCCCACTCCCCCACTCTCCCACTCCCCACCCTTCCCACACTCCCCACCCTTCCCACACTCCCTCTCAAGAATTAGTTCAGTTTAATGGTGTAGTCAGGGGTAATTTGATCGGCTGCCGCGGCCACCTTCTCTCTGACGCTTTGGGGTAAAGGAACATAACCCAACGCTGAGGCAGACTCTTGACCTTTGGTGAGGCCATATTGAATCATGGCTTCTACGGCGATCGCTTTTTGGGGATCATCGTATTGCTTATTGGCCATAATCCAAGTGTAGGTGACAATGGGATAGGAATTTTCCCCTTCAGGATCGGTAATAAATTCCCGTAGATTTTCTGGTAAGACAACCGCATCTAACGTGGCTGCTGCGCTTTCATCGTTGGGTTCAATGAATTTTCCGGCTTTGTTTTGAATGGCAGCCATAGC is part of the Rippkaea orientalis PCC 8801 genome and harbors:
- the pstB gene encoding phosphate ABC transporter ATP-binding protein PstB; amino-acid sequence: MVTDVATEAIVRIQNLNVFYGSNLAVRDVSLDIPKNKVVAFIGPSGCGKSTVLRCLNRMNDLIPSARIDGKITFKDKDIYANQVDPVDLRCRIGMVFQKPNPFPKSIYENIAFGARLNGFKGDMDELVETSLKKAVIWDETKDKLKQSGLALSGGQQQRLCIARTIAVKPEIILMDEPCAALDPISTLKIEELIHELKQEYTIVIVTHNMQQASRVSDLTAFYNAEATGKSGKVGYLVEYDKTEVIFSNPAQESTKDYVSGRFG
- the pstB gene encoding phosphate ABC transporter ATP-binding protein PstB codes for the protein METVFSLENVDIYYGNYRAVRDITFTIPKNKVTAFIGPSGCGKSTILRCFNRLNDLIDSFHLTGKISYHGQNLYDKDVDPIEVRKYIGMVFQKPNPFPKTIYDNVVYGARVNQYKGDLDELVETSLKRAALWDEVKDKLQANGFALSGGQQQRLCIARAIAAQPEVVLMDEPCSALDPISTLKVEELMHELKENYTIVIVTHNMQQATRVADFTAFFNAEATDKGSKVGYLVEYDKTEVIFGNPREQFTKDYVSGRFG
- the pstA gene encoding phosphate ABC transporter permease PstA codes for the protein MASLSSETIGLNLKKKQGNPRALFDTFWTAIASLCMIITLIPLFAVLIFVMIKGFARINLDLFTKLPPPPGLSEGGIANAIIGTFFTVGIGTAIAVPIGVLAAVYLSEFSGGNQVARWVRFATNVLSGVPSIIAGIFAYGLLVSTQIVGFSAIAGGVALSVLMLPTIIRTTDEALQIVPQDVRWAAFGLGAYNYQTVLKIVLPAAVPAILTGVTLSIARAAGETAPLIFTALFSNFWPKGLFEPIATLSVLVYNYAIVPFAPQQELAWAGSLILVLLVLITSVTARWVTRQKTY
- the pstC gene encoding phosphate ABC transporter permease subunit PstC codes for the protein MSTPTVSNSKQTGVGVRSALEKTVDTGFIGLTLVFAVSIGLILLTIAIVITVRAWPAIQTFGLNFLVTSAWNPVAGREQFGALPVIYGTLVSSLISLLIAVPLGIGTAIFLSENFIPLKFRTPLVFLVELLAAIPSVVYGLWGIFVLIPLVTPIGVFLNQNLGWIPLFSTKPAGPGMLPAGIILSIMILPIITAISRDSLASLPPELRQASLGLGATRWETIFRVLIPAAFSGIVGGIMLALGRAMGETMAVTMIIGNANRLSLSLLDPANTISSLLANQFAEASGLQVSALMYAALVLMILTLIVNVAADYIVSQVRAKYQ